The genomic DNA CGCACATTATTGAGGCCTTacttttttacaattattttttaaggaaatattaaaaatcaaaGTACTTTGTACATAAAATTAGCaagtaatatttatttctatttattgCTACTTATAATGCTGGGAAATGAAAATTCGATCAATCGGAGACTCCCATaataaaccaaaaaaataaaaaataaaacaagtgAAAAGAGAACTTGAGTGGCCGAACTTGAGGAACAGTagtcattctctctctctatgaaAATTATTGGCTGGTCTCATATGTTTGGTTGGATCGCTGCTAGAAATGGCTGTCTAACATGTTGTATGGACATTAACTTTTTAGGCAGAATGTAGCTAAAATGTAACTCTTGCTGCTACTAAATACAGAAATTGTTGAGGAGTAAATGAGATAAATCCCAcgtcggaaaagaaaaggaaaatccatgggttaatatatggcttgagtaccaccacttatcagcttgagcttttaagtggatatgggcccgagcccgtataagccaaatggaaatttaatatggtatcagagcgggttatgcttccGCATGCCTACGCGCGTATGCGCATGgactcacaccacgccaggcccagtatgtccgagtgcagccaagagtgcgcctcgtgttagtgtcccccctcgcccgagcacggaagatgagcccggctcgaggtcaattgttgagggcgggtatttaagggcacgtaataacgtgtaggcagaaatagaccacacattgcacgtgagggcgggtgttgaggagtaaatgggataaatcccacgtcggaaaagaaaaggaaaatccatgggttaatatatgtcttgagtaccaccacttatcagcttgagcttttaagtggatatgggtcCGAGCCCGTATAAGgcaaatggaaatttaatagaaATCATTCTACATTTCGTATATCAATAAATGAAATacatatttcattttcatagAATAGAACTgttaatatgaaaaaattacattttaattttttaaaaaatactaatatagaaataataaatcaatACTCCCAATCAATATTACATTTACTAATACATAATATTGCATATAAACCACAAGCAAgatatatcatattacaaaaaaattgctattatttatttacgaGAATAACAACCAAAAAATAATCGAGAGAAGTTGGCTCCTCGAACTCGAGCAATAAGAGGTGTCAATTCATTCGATAATAGATTGATCCAATGTCTCTTCAGCCTTCACTTCTTTCGATTTTTTTCCCTCTGTTTTTCAATTTCCTCTTCATTAATGGGCCGAAATCAAAAACCCAAAAACTCCTTTTCTAATGTCGATAATTCCTACCCCATCTCTGTCTCTTTCAAAAGttctcatttttctctctgggtgtattttcatttttcgaGGCTTTGCTGATCTCGATTGGCATATAGTCGAAGCTTTCTTGATGGACAAAGCTTACTCCGTTAGGGGAATGTGTTGggacggtttctctcctatatggagaatggtaaGTGTAACTGTTAGAGATAgtcccacatgaaaaaattaagagaaaatcCATAGATTTATATGAGATAATGGTTtagcaacccattggcttaaacttttgggttgcggatgggtCCGAGTCCGAAGTAGGCATGTGAATTTTTcctaacaagtggtatcagagcccaagtAACAATCCTGAGGAAGTGCACACGTTATGCGTGGAAATCCACACCACACCAAGGtccgagtgtggaactcgtggctaatgaagggcctaacaattggtatccgagtccggaagtggAAGCCCGGCTTGAAGTCCTCCACATAGTCAAGAAGGGGAAGAATTGTTGGGACGGTTTTTCTTCtgtatggagaatggtgagtgTAGGTGTTGGAGATAGTCCCACGTGGAAAAGTtaagaggaaatccataggtttatatgAAACtatggtctagcaacccattgaTTTAAACTTTTGGATTGCGGATGGGTCCGAGTCCGAAGTAGGCCTATGGATTTTTCCTAACAGAATGGAATGTTGACATGGATCAATAACCGGCTTCAGCTCAATAAAAGGCGAGCCTCTTTTTTTCCAAACCCTTGACACCATGTTGGCATGTAATTTATAAGTCCGATATTTTCTCAAACCCTCGACACCATGGTGTTTCTATATGCGTGGACCGAGTTTGAGCTGTCCGAGCCGTAATTTATTCTGTCCTTCCCACTTTTGATGTTTCGTTTCTATTACGAATATATTTTGTGTTTCCTTGTTGATTACATAAtacttaatttaataaataatgatttttcaaattttgcaaataaaatgaatattttttatacgttatttatataacaaaaaaatttttgaaacTCTTTTAGAAGATCttattatctatataatatttgataatctCGTATCTTTTgtttaagataaaaatttatatctaaacacataatattgatattaaaatatgtgtataataatagatatctatataatatacatatattaatatatatttcttctgaTAATATGTATAATGACGCGACTATCATTAATATGGGCTTTCAccgaatttttgaatttgtaaaatagaattaatttttatattagattTTAAATGGAAACTTTTTCATTGAGAAGATTTTATCATCTACATAATATTTGATAAccttgaattttaattttagataaaattaatatctaatcaTATCGATATtaacattaaaataaataggtatatttatacatatgatATAACtactatatatgtttattttctttatttgtgGAATTTAATTAACGCCaatcatatacatacatatatatatatatatataatatatttttattaattgtaaaatacgatttataatattttgaaaggagcatatgatatataataaaattgacaaaaagaaaatatacatCACATTCTATCCCGTGCAATGCATGACCTTCGTAATtagtttaaaataaaaatgaggaGTGGAAGGATGGTATTCTCtacttaatatttttctcgCCTATCTCTTTCCTCCAATGTGTCAACCTTTGCTTATTTTACTCTCTCCTCATAACATCTGTTCCACGTTCTATCACATtacttttgtttctttttcgaATTTTATCTACAACTAGATGGAAGGTCCGTACAATgcatgggatagatttaatAAGGATACTAATAAATCAATGACTGTATATCTGattaaactttattttttattaattacattttttgTTTAGgtatctttatttttctcattaaACTGAtcacaaattaaaaaatagtacATTTCCAGTAGTTTACCAGGTAagataatttttgttttgttcattatGAGGGTATATGTAATGACAAAAGGTGACTTTTTTAAACAATACATATGTTATATATGACTTTTGGATTTTTATAACTAAAGAAACCTTGAGTGACGTGGCTCGTAATAGCCTACCACTTGTTGTGATATGTTTGATGGGAATGCTAAATTTCTTTTAACCATGAAGTATATATCCTACATGGTATCATTATATGAGTTAATATGGCTTTTATAATTAtctatagaatatatatatagatatataaattcttacttttatttttttacccttaaatttttctaaattaatcTATTCATGAGtgtattgaaaaaaaatcattattgtTGGAACATCATACACACGGATTAGATTGTCTGGAAGTTTCTAGTattaactttaaaaaattcatttttttcctctttgaaCAACTTAAATAAAGTCTCGGATTCGAGTGTTGTGAATGAAAATCAATGTTATAAGAGTTTTATCACTTAATATGCCGACTCGACTCGAGCTGAATTTGATACCAGGATTATGGATGATCCTGGTTTCAATAAATGGGTTTTTACCCATAGTAAATTCTAATCAATTCTTAAAGGTTTTTCCATTGAATTATGGAAAAGGTCTAGAAATTTTTagtcaaaaaaattatatagagTTTGGGAAAGGTATCGTATTTTGCATCAAAAACATGTCGCAAATACTCTATAATACCAATAATcatttattagatttacaAGATACTCTAttcatttattagatttaCTAAAATGCCACCAGAtcttattcattttttatgttatatattgattgaaattcaatttaatgaaattcTTTTGGGACTTACGTCAATTTAGGAGCTGGTGGTTCTTATTTTCGAATACACGGTGCATCCACAACGTTGCGTGTTAATTTGAACAATTTGGATTGTCGATTGTTTCGGGTCCTAATAATCCCCTTCCAATGCTACTTACAATAATCACTActtttttttagaataaaaTCACAAcgtattttcaatttattagaTGAGACTGATTGTTGTTTGAATATCTACACATCATGGAGATGAGGTACTTCTGATAACCTTTGGCCTCCTATACGATAAGTAATTAAATTTCAAACAATGAGAGCGTTAGCATGAATCACATTTGCGTGGTTAATCTATCACTACTTTGAGTATTAAGATTCATGTTTTTTCATTTCAAGGATTTTTCTATTCTAAATTTCTATAATATGCTCtgattttatttagattttaacTAATTTAGACAGGACAATCGATGTTTTAAAATGGAATATGGAAAATATATGGATtatcaaggaaaaataaaattatccaATTCAGtgattgttttcttcttttttcgattataaaggTGGTTTATAGGCCtagtataaaaaaatagaaatcttaatagctaataaagagCCATGAATAATCCCACTGAAAATCAAATTCGAaaccttttaattattaagcaGAACCGTGCCCAGCTGTACTTCACCTCGTTTTGTTTTAGTGATTGTCGGTTTAAGCACTTGAAAATAACACTATTTTAGAGAGATTAGAAAACAAACCTCGAACTTAGCCCAAACTGTTTGCGTGTAGCAAGACATAGATTTTTGTCGTCGTCTGGCATAATTggtgtttaattaattaaatagttTGATAGTTAATTAAATATGCCTGGTCCCTCGAGAATCCAGCTGTGATTTTATTAGGGATGACACTATATTGGAGTGTGGATCATTTTATCAACTTATTAGATATTTCATTTGAATTAGCCATTTTACCGCGAAATATCACTCATAATAAGAATATTATTCAAATGGATCCATGAatatatcaattaatttataattataaaattaatactttaatatttttcaagttaaacataaataaactaaatattAAGTTGTTCATAGTGGATGAGCTctctttaatattttatttgtgtgtatatatatatatgtcaggCCCAATTCATATGGCCCAACTCGAACCCTTTGgttttatatttcaaatagTTACATTTGTTATTTCTTTTACTTGTTAGAGGTGAGGTATGCGTGACTTATATGAAAGGAAAACGAATGAGAAACAGAAATATCTTTTACCCCAATTTCTCCCTAATTTCTCTctgcctcatcttcttcctctctatccctcttcttccttctccggactctcttcttcttcactgtTATCTCCTTCGGGATATAACAATATaagaatgaaattttattcacttaaaaaggcattaatatatatatatatatatatatatatatattatcaatatGAATTCTTAAAAAGCTTAAATTATTTCTTTGACTAAATCTTGGTATCCGAAAATGCAATTTGAGTCCCGATTAATCCAGTTTAACTAGGACGACACATTAAATGGTAAAGCTCTCTTAACGTGgagcaaaattatttttaacaaaattaatgtaattaattaatataattatccAACAATTTTGTGGTTATCATTTTAGTAATGCattctatttgaaaattagcATTTACAATTTTATACCTAAATTCttttacaatattttttttcatttacaaaaGTAATTACTTAATTCTTATTCAAGTAAATGGTTTTCATCAAATAATACCAGTTATTAAGTGAAAAATCATGAAAAGCATATCAattctttgaaaatattaatcatTAGTATTTttgcaaatttaattttatatatagtttacGGCCTTGAACTATATGTTTATAGGCTAAGAAATGTTAAAATTGAATTGTAGAATCAAATAAGAGTAATTAAGTTTAATAAATTGttatatatttctattaattaattacttttaaaaCTCTCTATTACATGACTTTTTATTTACTCTATGAAGGTAGCTTGACTCACAATGATTAACTCATAATTTCTCTCTTGACACGTGGCACCATCTTATTAACATTAGGATGACACGTGGTGCAGCCTCGTTAAATCTCCTCTTGCATTTTTATTATACGTAGATAGTTATGTAATGATAAGTTAAGAATTgccaaatgaaatttttttcacttAATAAGAAATGCAATGATGGGTTAAGAGTTGCCAAATAAAAGCCTCCATCTTGCGctttaacttttatatataataattgatgAGTGATGCTTACATAGTTGGCTAAAAAATAACCACcgtcgtttttttttttttttgctgttaGATCAGATTATGGTTGCTTTAGGCCATACAGGTGTCCAAATTCTTTTTAACTAAAGATTCACCTCTAAATTTTTGACTTTCAATATTATTGACTATGCATCTTCTCGACCATGCATGGTCGTGCCGTGAATTGCTCAAATCCAGTTCGATATGAAATCGGACAAAATCTATCAATTcaatacaaaaataataatttaataaattaaaagaagaataaaaaaacaaagtattaattaaacaaattttgatatttgCATACGTTCTCATCCCGTGTTTCAATCGacaaaatcaaatcaaccagCCAATTCCTAAAATTAAGTCAACATGGCAAATAgaaattaacttttaattAGCTAATTTTTGCCTATTAAATCAGGGGATTAGCTATTTTGTAATTAGAGATTgtgattcacccaaaaaaaagaattagagaTTGTGGAATTAAAATCTATGGTTGCGAAAGTAGCTTCAgcctttttaataaaaaaacacaaacttaTGTATCAAATTCGTCATgtcattaattttcttttatttttggctGAGATGTTATTAGTCTTGTCTGTATTCTAAATGACATGGCATTGccaactaaaaaaaaagatttcacaaatattaaaaaaattaaaaaacaaaaaacagcCTAAGCTGGGGATTGCAGGGGCTCGCCCAAGGGGACCTCAACCTCAGAGGGAGCCGGCGACCTCATCCCGGGCGGGAAGGGGGCCACCGATGAAGCCCCTTCCCTGCGATTTTGCCCGAGTCTCAAATCCAAGTCTtaacctatatatataattaattagagcATAGGGAGTAATCCTAATTAGTCTCCCCTGCCTTTGTCCTAGCCCTGCCCTGGCTAATACtacttagcaaaaaaaaaaaaaaaaaagactaattAGGCGGTCTCCTGCTGCTTCTCCGATGACCCGGGCACATTGGTGCAGGGAGCATCGCCACTGTTGTTACGGAGCTTCTTAGCGGTTGACCTCCAACGGTGGAAGCTCCCGAACAGGACTTCCATATCCTCGAGGGTCCGGCCCTGTGTCTCTGGCAGCAGCACGTAGAAGAACACCCAGGAGACGGCCGCTACTGAGGCGAAGAGGTAGAAGGCACCGCTGATGGTGATGGCCTTGTAAAGAGAGATGAATGTCATAGAGTTTACGCCACTCATTAACCGGTTCGCCGCAACGCCGAGTGATGCGCCCTGGGCTCGAAGCCTTAGCGGGAATATCTCTGAGCTGTAAACCCAGGCGATGGGGCCCAGCCCCATCGAGAACGATCCAACGAAGCACAGCACCATTGCGATGCATATGACGAGGGCCCATGTAATCTTTTCATCCGGATGGTGGTTGATCACTTCCAGCATTGTCGCTAGGGTCGTCAATGACACGACCATGCCACCCACGCTGCTGAGGAGAATCGGTCGCCTTCCTACCCGGTCGACATAGAAGGTCGAAATGAAGATGGTGATAGTCTTCATGAATCCGACTGCCACTGTGGCGAGCAGCAATTGGTCGGATGTCTCAAGCCCGGCCTTCTCGAAGATACGAGGGCTGTACAGGACAACCGTGTCGATCCCTGACGCCTGCTGGAAGAACTGGATGCCCACAGCCGCGATCAAAATGTGGAGAACAGCCCGGCTCGGGTGGATTACTAGCTCCTTCCACACTCCCGACCCACTGCTCCGCTTCTTCACCACCTGCACGACATCATCATTGCATTCAAGGGGTATCCCAGCGGCTTCCTTGATGTCGGCGAGCCTTTCCTCGGCCTCCTGGTTCGAGTCTGAAGTCCTGCATAGTACCTTCCTGGCCTCACCCAAGCGGCCCTGCATGACTAGCCAACGGGGAGATTCAGGCATGGCCATGACGCCAGCAGCGAGGATGGCTGAAGGGATAGCCCCAATCCCGAGCATGAGCCGCCAGCCCAGGTCCAATCGGAGCTTCGAGAAGCCATAGTTCGATATATACCCGAGAAGTACACCAGTGTTGATGAATATCTGCAAGTACATAAATCACCGTTGACGAATCATAATGTATAAACATAGTACGTATCCAATAATTAAGATGTAAATCACCATGGATGTGTGTGTACTCATAATTCGTAAATCTTATGAATGATTAAGAATAATGATTTAAtgagatatataatataaaaatagttaagttttataaaattgttTTGGTAGTCATTCTCATTCTTGACTTCTTAGCACAGGCATTAAATGGATAATAAGACCATATTTGACTTCTTACCACCTGAATTGAAATTGTAGCGGgcatatctttttttatttatttatttgattaagaCATagtagataaatatatatatatatatatatataatatctcaccgaaaaaaacatttataatatatatacgaTAAAAACTGACatattgaataaaatatttattgtgGATCGGTGAGTAAAACCAAACATGAGTATACTCGTGACGTGCAAATATATCTTTTATTGGCCGAATATGCAGAGTACATCTAGCGATCATAATCACACATACAAACTTATAATATCACAATTGGAAAAATAACCAAGAAAAGCTCGacaaaatatt from Punica granatum isolate Tunisia-2019 chromosome 2, ASM765513v2, whole genome shotgun sequence includes the following:
- the LOC116194646 gene encoding polyol transporter 5-like; its protein translation is MAEHNIVVRDSGGRSVSIEEANGRGKPPKRNKYAIACAILASMTSILIGYDGGVMSGAALFIQKDLKISDTQIEIVNGIINIVSLLGAPMAGRTSDWVGRRYTIVIAGIIFFAGAILMGFANGYALLMVGRIVAGIGTGYALMIAPVYSSEVAPSSSRGFLASFPEIFINTGVLLGYISNYGFSKLRLDLGWRLMLGIGAIPSAILAAGVMAMPESPRWLVMQGRLGEARKVLCRTSDSNQEAEERLADIKEAAGIPLECNDDVVQVVKKRSSGSGVWKELVIHPSRAVLHILIAAVGIQFFQQASGIDTVVLYSPRIFEKAGLETSDQLLLATVAVGFMKTITIFISTFYVDRVGRRPILLSSVGGMVVSLTTLATMLEVINHHPDEKITWALVICIAMVLCFVGSFSMGLGPIAWVYSSEIFPLRLRAQGASLGVAANRLMSGVNSMTFISLYKAITISGAFYLFASVAAVSWVFFYVLLPETQGRTLEDMEVLFGSFHRWRSTAKKLRNNSGDAPCTNVPGSSEKQQETA